Sequence from the Fibrobacter sp. UWH6 genome:
CAAGTGCCGCAGCGTACCCCATTTCGTAAACAACATTTGGTCGTAGGCCATCAAGTAATACAATGATTAAATTGGCATCTTTAATTTGTTTTTGAAAGTTTCGTCTAATCGTATCGTCCGCTTTAAATGAGTTCGCATCATAGTTTATTTCAATATCTGCTGATTCAAAGGTTTTTTTTATGGTCTTTATAGTTGAGTTGATATACTCAATTCCATCGCAAATAGGGTGATAGAGCGATGCTTTTTCGTTATTCCATGCGTGAACAATAAATGCTTTCATTTTGTTAATCCTTTAAAATATTTTTATTAAATATATATTTTTTTTTTTTTACGCTTTCTAAAGGAAAAGAACAAGGGTCTTATACAGATTTATACTGTAAATTGGCGATAGAGAAAAAGAATTAAAAAAAATATTCAAAAATAAAAAATGTCCACCATCCTTCTTTCCATCCATCCCGAATACGTTCGGCAAATCCTCGCCGGTTCAAAGAAGTTCGAGTTCCGTCGCAACGTGGCCAAGCGCCATGTGGACCGGATTCTCATTTACTCAACTTCGCCGGAAATGAAGGTCGTGGGCTCGGTTTCCGTTCTGGGCGTGCTGAAGGATACCCCCAAAAAGCTTTGGCAAAAGACGAAGGACTTCTCCGGAATTTCCCATGGCAAGTATATGGAATACTTCTCGAAGCGGGAATTCGCCTATGCGTACCAGCTGGGCGAAGTGACGATGTTCAAAGAGCCCAAAAGCCTTTCCGACTACGGAATCACCACCGCCCCGCAGTCCTTTGCATATATTGACGCGTAAACCTACCCAAATACCAACCCAAAATTCGTTCGTCTTTCCAGAGAATTGCATCCAATTTGGATTTGCTTCCAGGACTCCTTATAGTTCTCAGCAAGGAGAAGTTTCGGATCTGCCTTGAATGAAAAATCGGACTTTGAAATGAAATTGACGAATTCGGGGATGTTGTCTCTGTAATGCAGGGCGAATTCCAGTGCGTCTTTTTCCTTGTCTTGGTCATTGGAATTTTGCTTGTTGTACAGCACGTGATCCAGGTTGCAAGACATATAGTAGGCGTTGTAAGGAACCTTCCAAATGGTCGGTGCGCTAGCCAGTCTCAAAAGGTTCTTTGACTTTCTGGAATTTCGTTCAATAATGTTTTCGCGGACGGGGCAAAGGATTTTTTCCAAGGTATAGAAGGGGTAGGCAATGTCACTTTGCTCCACTTTGTCCTCGGGAATGAAAGCGCCATCTGTGTCTACTATGTGAATGATACGTTCAAAATGTTCCGGCTTTAAGCGGTTGGTGTCAGCCCATCTCTTAACAACTTCTGCGATTTTCTTTGTAATGTCTGCAGAACCGACTTTTTGACGGGTGTCCTTGTCGAATTCCGTTGTGATGTCGCAATGCATCACATGAGTGTAAACGGAATCCTTGTTGAAATAGCGGGAAAGAATCACGCCCAGGGCCGTTTCATCGGAGGGGCCCTCTACAATGACAAACACGACCTTTTTACGAGCCATTGGAGCCTCCTGCAATCTTGAATGCCAAGGCAATCTCGGAATTGTTGGTGGTCTCGTAAACGGGTTCGCTCTGCTCGCCAAGAATAATGTCGCGGTAATAGAAGTCTCGCAAATTGTTGGTTGTCTTGACTCCGCTAAAGCGAATGTACCTGTTCATTGGATTTGTGGTGGTGAACACGATAAAATTCTTGTCCAGCGTTTCCAAAGGGCGCAAGTTGTGGGACGTAAATAGCAATTGGCCTTTACCCTTTTCAGAAATGATTCTGAGAATTTCACCAAGCAGGTATTCAAAAATACCGGAGTCCAGTTCGTCGATGGCGACTGTAATGGAATGGTTGTTGTAAACGTCGATGAGTAACGACAGGATAGATATAATTTTCTTGACGCCGTCGGATTCCATAGCTAAAGGAAATTCGTGGCCATCTTTGCTGGATGTCATTTGCACAATATGGCCCGGTATGCCGTTTTGCATGAGTTCCTGGCCAAGATGTTTCAAGCCTACTTTAAGATTGGGAACAATCTGCGGCAACACAATGTTCAAACTGCTGATGGTTCGTTCCAAAATCTGAAGGATATGCGGTGCGACCGTATTGGGCCTGTTCAAGGGCAACAGCAAACTTCCTGACTTATGATCCTCATTGTGGTCCAGAGAAATGTGGATGGGCATGTCGTTCAAGGTGATTCGCCCTGTCGATGCTGTTCTAATCACAAAGAGCTCTCGTGCGCCATAATTTGCCAAACGTTCCAAAATGAAGTTTGTTTCTTCGGACTGTATGGCATCGTGCATTTCCTTTGAAAAGATAAAGGATGCTGTATTTGCCTCTGCCATCTTTTTTGCGACAAGCAAAGCGGTTTTCTTGTTTTTGTCTTTGCCGATAAGTGCGTCGTATTTTGATTTCGGCACAAAAGGAGCTTCGCTATCGGTATCTATATAGTCTACAAACTTTGTTGAGGTGTCTTTATTCTTGCTGGAATAGGAAATCTTTTCGTTGCAAATGATCAGCTTGGTATTGCGGTTGCTATCTTCTTTCTTCAATGTGAAGCAATAGACAACCTTGTAGTTGGTTTCGGCTTCAACGTCTTCAATGGCAAATTCAAATTCAAGACGTGCAGATTCGCTATCTACGTTAATGCAGGATGCAAAATAATTCGTAATGGTGGGGTCCATAGGATACCCCAGAAGACAATGCTTCAGCAAACTCATTGCTTCGATAATAGCCGTTTTACCGGAGCCGTTTTGCCCGTAAATGCCGACAATGCAGGCTCCATTTTCCACCTTGCGAACTAGGGAAATTTCACCTTTTTTGACATTTTTGAAGTTCTCCAGGAGAATTCTTTTTAAGCTAACGGTTGAGTTTTTCATACCCATAAAATAGCTTAACCTGTTGAAAAATGCAATGCCAAATGTGAAAATGAAATAAAAAATGTCAAAATTATGTTTTAACGCTTTGTTTTTGACACTTTACTGTCAAAATCTTTAATTATATTTCATTCCGTATTTCACCAATCCTTGCGACAGTCGACATAGACTTGTAAAGTCCGTACGTGCATTCGCGGCAAGGCTCATTAACCATCTGGTTGATGTTGTTGGATAGCTGGCAGGAGACGCAGCCTGCTCGAGTTCAGCAGAAACGCTGACAAGTAACGCCGGGGAATGCCCCCGCCAACAGCATGGCTAGAACATTCCAAATATCACGAAATAGCTGTAAATGGAACAATTCCATTTGTGTATTGTAATGTGTATTGACATTTGTCTATACATTTGCTATCATGATGAAGGTAATAGATGAATATTACAAAACACGCTTTTGAAAGAATGCGTGAAAGGGGCTTTACCGTAGAAATGCTCGGAAAGGTCCTGCACAAAAAAGAGATTAGAAGAGCTCCATCAAAAAGAGATGGAATGTCAAAGATTGTTGCGGAAGTAGATGGATTGTATTGGACTTTAATTGTCACAGACGATTTGTCTACCTTGGTTACTGTAAGGAGGGCTCATGAAGACGAGGTGCAAAATGCATAAGAAGACTAGACTGCCCAAAGGCTTTAAGCTGGTTGATGATTTCCTTTCTAAGGAGGAAATTGAGGAACTCGAAAATGACACCTCCGTGAGAGAGCCGATGACCCTAATTACCGGGGGGCATGAATCGGAAACTCTTGAGGAATCCATTGCCCGCATCAAGAAGGCTATTGCAGATTCCAAAGAAGAGAAGAAAATGTATTCTATCCGGCTTAAAGTCAAAACGGTTGATGCAATCAAGAAAAAAGCGGCCGAAGCGGGTATTCCGTACCAGACGTATGTGAACGTTTTGCTGGATAAAGCCGCTTTCGCATAAATCATGTTTGTAAAATTTGATTATCTTTCGTATAAAAGAGAGATAATCAATGCCAATCTACGACGAAAATGCTTACGAGCAGTGCTTAAAGGAACTATTCCAGGATGTTCTGGGATGGGATTACCGTTATGGCCCCGACGTAGATAGAGATTTCCATAGCCCGTTACTGGATTCTGTACTTGAGGAATCGATCCGTAGGATCAATCCCAAGGCTGCGCCCGAGGCTATCGAAGAGGCCCTGAATAAGGTCCGCAACTTCGAAAACGATGATCTTGTAAAGCAGAATGCCCTGTTCATGGATTACATCCAGTGTGGCGTTGAGGTCAGTTATCATAAGGCAGGGGAGACCAAGTCCGATATCATCTACCTTGTGGATTACAAGGACGTTGATAACAATTCTTTCATTTTTGCAAACCAGTGGACCTTTATCGAAAAGTCCAACAAGCGGCCCGACGTGCTCTTGTTCTTGAATGGTTTGCCTGTTTGCCTTTTTGAATTGAAGTCTCCCAGCCGCGAAGAGACCGACGCCAGCGAAGCTTACCTGCAAATCCGCAATTATATGCAGGAGATTCCTACGCTGTTTATCTATAACTGCATCTGCGTCATGTCTGACCAGCTGATTTCAAAAGCCGGTACCATTACCAGCGGCGAAGACCGCTTTATGGAATGGAAAACCAAGGATGGTAACCGTGAATCTGGTGCTATTGCAGACTTTTCCACCTTCTTTGAAGGAATCTTCCAGAAGGATCGACTTCTTGATATTATCAAGAACTTCATCTGCTTCAATAACGATGGATTAAAGACTTTTAAGATTCTGTCTGGCTACCATCAGTATTTTGCAGTGCGCAAGGCTGTAGAACGAACTAAGCAAGCTGTAAGTGGCGATGGCAAAATCGGCGTTTTCTGGCATACCCAGGGCTCCGGAAAATCCCTTTCCATGGTGTTCTATGCCAACTTGCTTCAGTCCAGCATCGAAAGCCCGACCATTGTGGTGATTACGGACAGAAACGATCTGGATAACCAGCTGTATGGCCAGTTTGCCAACTGTAAGGATTTCCTACGTCAGGAACCTGTTCAGGCTGAATCTCGCGAGCACCTGAAGAAGTTGCTTAATGGTCGTAAGGCCAACGGCATCATCTTTACCACCATGCAGAAGTTCGAGGAATCCGACGAACCTCTGTCTGATCGCCGCAATATCATTGTGATGGCTGATGAAGCCCATCGCGGTCAGTATGGTTTAGCAGAAAAGGTAAAGACTTCCGAAGATGCTTCTGGTAATTTAGTAGTCCGCACCATAAAGGGTACAGCTCGCATTATTCGTGACAGTCTGCCCAATGCAAGCTTCATCGGCTTTACGGGTACGCCCATTAGCCGTGAAGATCGCAACACCACGGAAGTTTTTGGTGGCTATATTGATATTTACGATATGACCCAGGCTGTGGAAGATGGTGCAACTCGCCCTGTCTATTATGAAAGCCGAGTTGTCCGCCTAAAGTTGGACGACAAGGTCCTTGCCCAGATTGATTCTGAATATGATATGTTGGCTGGGGGTGCCTCTCCGGAAATCATTGAGAAAAGCAAGCATGAATTAGGCCAGCTAGAAGCAATTCTCGGTCACGAAAAGACAATCAACTCCTTGGTTGATGACATCCTGGAACACTACGAAACTAATCGTCAGGATCTTTATACTGGCAAGGCCATGATTGTGGCTTATTCTCGTGGCATTGCCATGAAGATGTTTAATCGTATTCTGGAACTGCGTCCTGAATGGGCAGGAACCACATCTCAAGTGATGGTGGGTGATCAAACCGTAACAGTTCCCGGAGAAGATGCAAAGATTGCCGTGGTCATGACCGAAAGCAACAAGGATCCCGAAACATGGCATCCTATTGTGGGCAATAAGACTCACCGCCAGGAATTGGCTGTAAGATTCAAGGACAATAAAGGTCCGTTGAAAATCGTGATTGTGGTGGACATGTGGCTTACGGGATTCGACGTTCCGTCCCTTGCGACCATGTACGTCTTTAAGCCGATGGAAAGCCATAACCTGATGCAGGCCATTGCACGCGTAAACCGAGTCTACGAAGACAAGGAAGGCGGCCTGGTGGTAGATTACATCGGTATCGCCAGCGCATTAAAACGTGCCATGAACGACTATACCGTTCGTGACCGTAAGAACTATGGCGAAATGGACATTGCAAAACAGGCTTTGCCCAAGGCCCAGGAAAAACTGGAAATTTGCCGTAGCCTGTTCCATGGATTCGACTACTCCGATTTCTTCAGCAATTCCTCGCTGAAGATGGGTGTATGCATTACCGATGCATTGAACTTTATTTTAGAGAAAAGCCGCGAAGAACAGAAGAAGTCTTTTGTCAAAGAAGCCTTGATGCTTCGCCAATCCCTCTCACTATGCTCTTCCATAGCTCCTGCAGAAATGCGAAACGAAGCGAACTTCTTTGAAGCAGTTCGTGTGCAGCTCATGCGCTTTATGTATGGCGCAGGCAAGAGCAAGGTTACCCTCAAGGATGTAAACGCACGAATCAACGAATTGCTGAAGCAAAGCGTAAAATCTAAAGGCGTTCTAAATCTGTTCAGTAGTGTAGGGGAGAACTTCTCCCTGTTTGATCCCAAGTTCCTTGAAGATGTGGCCAAGATGAAACACAAGAACATCGCGGTGGAAATCTTGAAGAAACTTATCGAGGAACAAGTTCGGGTTTATTCCAGAACGAATATCGTGAACTCCCAGAAGTTCTCGGAGCTTTTCCATCAGGCCATGAACCGTTACCTGAACGGTCAGCTAACCAACGAAGAAGTAATCCAGGAATTGCTGAAGTTGGCAAGTAGCATTTCCGACGCCGCTGCTTCTGGCGAAAAGCTTGGCCTGACCAAGGAAGAAACCGCATTCTACGATGCCCTTACAAGCCCCGAAGGGATTCGTAAGGCGTATAGCGACGAGCAGTTTATCGCACTTACTAAGGAGCTTACAGAAAAGCTTCGTAAGAGCCGCACCATCGACTGGCAACGAAAGGAAAGCGCCCGCGCCTCCATGCGCACCGCCATCAAGAAACTCCTCAAGAAATACAAGTACCCGCCCGAAGGCTGGGAAAGTGCCATCAAGACCGTAATCACCCAGTGCGAACTCTGGACCGACAACGAAGAAATGTTTGACAGCATGCGCGCCGCGAATTCCGCAGAAGGAAGTGCAAACGCAAATAAGAACATCGCCGGTAATCAGCTATACTTCGCACCCGGAGACGATGTGACCAGCTACGGAATTGCTGCGGATAAAGGGATAAATTAGCTTTTTTGTGAAATTTGTCTGTTATGTGGAACAAGTCGCCCCTTTGGAGACTTTTTCTCTTTTTATAAGGTTATATTTACTTTTGAAATAAAATTTAACGCGATGGATTTATATGCCCACTCTCTCTTTTAAAGATGCTGCTATAAAGATTCTTCACGAATCAAAACATCCCATGACTCCCATTGAAATTTATCAAATTGCAGCAAAGCAGCAGTTGGTAAAAACTTCAGGTAAAACTCCGGAAGCTACAATGGGTGCGCAAATTTATACAGATATTAAAAAGAACGGAGCTAATTCTCCTTTTGTCCAAGTGGGTAAGGGTTTGTTCACTGCTGCGACTAAGTCTAATAAAGAAAAAAGTCCTGAACAGCTGATTCTTGAATATAATGAGGCTCAGACGATAGCTTTGAAAGAACGCCTGTTGAATACAGATCCGTTTATTTTTGAACATCTCATCGGAGATCTTCTCGAAAAACTTGGTTATGAGAATGTAGAAGTGACTAAGCGGTCTGGAGATGGAGGCATAGATGTAAAAGCGAATCTTACTGTTTATGGTTTTACAAATGTTAAAACCGCCGTTCAAGTTAAACGATATTCTCACAATGTTAGTGACAATGTTGTTAGAGAACTTCGCGGCGCTGCAGAAGTTGATCAGAGAGGTTTGATTATTACAACTGCTGATTTCACAAAGGCTGCTAAAGAAGAGGCTTCCGCTCCAAATAAAATGCCGGTTTCCCTTGTTAATGGGAAAAAACTTTTAGAGTTGCTGATTAAGTATGAAATAGGTGTCAAGTCCAAAAAGACAGAATTGATTTCTTTGGATGAAGACTATTTTGAATCTTTAGAGGACGATGATTCTAGTTTGATTTTGGAAAAAAGGATGTCTATTTGGCCTTTGCCAGGCGGAATCGATCATTATTATGATTCTTTGCTTGATGTTTTGAATGCACTAAAAAGCCAGCCCAAGTCAAAAGAAGATATGGTGAAATGGTTTAAAACACAATATGATTCTGTAAATAGTGATAAAACAATTGCTAGCTACATGAGTACGATTTTCTCAAATCTCGGCTTAGTTCAACTTGTCGATAAAAAATATAAACTAACGCCTTCTGCAGAATCTTTCATAGAAAACCCTTCAAAAGATGCTGCTTTTGAAATATTGAACGAACGAATTTTTGGAATTGAAGAAACATTGTCTTTTGTTGAAAACTCTGAAAACCCCGTATCGGACAATGATGTTCGTATCTATCTCAATGATAATTTCAATGTAGATTGGTCCACAAATGCGCAGGCTTCATTTAGGCTTCTGTGGCTTTGGAATCTTGGTAAAATTCAACGCAATGAAGATGGAAGGTATAGTAAGCTATGAATGTTGATCCCAAAATTGTTTGGCTTAAGGAATTACTGACTTGGCCTTTGTGCGTTCCACCTTATCAACGACCGTACACTTGGAGTGTAAAGGCTGCATCAACCTTATTTCATGATGTAGTGAATGCGTGCGAAAATTCCATTCAGGAATATCGTATGGGATCGGTTATTCTCTATGAAAATGGAGAACAAATGGAAATTGTGGATGGACAGCAACGTTTAACGACCTTGTCCATCCTTTTTTATTGTTTGGATAATAATTTCGTAAATGGATTGTTGTCTCAAGAATATGGCAGGGCTTCTAAGCCTGCTATATCTCAGAATTTTATAATTCTGAGTCAGCTATGTGGAAACTTTACAGAAGACAAACGAAAAAAACTGATGGACTATGTTCAGGAGCATTGCTCATTGGTTGTTATTTCAGCTCCAAGTGAACAATCTGCTTTTCAGTTTTTCGATTCTCAGAATTCAAGAGGCAAGGAACTGGCTCCCCATGATTTGCTTAAGTCTTATCATTTAAGGGAAATGAATGACGATTCTGTGGAGACCAAAACTCAGATCATAAACACCTGGGAAAATTCTGACCAAAAACAGCTTGCTGCGCTCTTTGAAAATTCGCTTTATCCCTTGGTGCAATGGCATCGTCGCTTAAATGGTCTTGGATATTCATCCAAGGACATTAACACTTTCAAGGGCATTCAAAGAAATTCCGGTTTTAATTTCTCTGTTTACCATAAGGCAGCCAATCTTTACATAGAACAGGCTAACCAAAGCAATGTTTATGAATTGCTTTCGGATCGAAAGATTTGTCAATTTCAGTTGACTCAGCCTATAATTGCGGGAAAGCGCTTTTTTGCATATACCTTACATTATCTAGAACTGTACAAACAGATTAATGTACAAATTGCATTCAAGTATCCGGAACTTTCTAACGGTGGCCGCGGTGATTGGCTAGTTCGAAATCTTTTTGTTAATGCAGTCATGTTTTTTGTTGATAGATTTGGAATGAATTGTTTGAATGATTCTGTCTTTTGTACTTTGTTCTCGTGGGTGTATGTATTAAGGATCTCTTTGTATAGTGTTTATGAAGAATCTGTGAATAAGTATGCCAGAGGCGAACATTCTATCAATTACGGACTCAATATCTTTTATGAAATCAGTATGATGAACAATCCCAACGAGTTGTTTTCTGTTGCGTTGGCAAGACCTGACAAAACCAAGGCAACCCCTAGCGAAAAGAAAAGTTATCAAAATCGTGTCAAATCCTATTTTGATCTTTGGGATAAATATTCTGGGGTGGAGGCGTAAATGCAGATTAATCCCAATACGAAGAATGTTGTGCAACCACAAATGTTGAGTGTTGCAGATATTTTTAAAAATGTTCATTATGTGGTTCCTATTTACCAGCGAAACTATGCGTGGGAAAAGGATCAGATAGAACAATTACTTCAAGATATTCTTGATGTAACTGATGATTATTATTTGGGAAATTTGATTGTCAATAAGTCAGGCAATAATTTTGAAGTAATCGATGGACAGCAACGTTTGACCACTCTTTATTTAATGATGCTTTGCTTGAAAAAGAGTGTGGCTGAAGATGCACTAACCTTTGAAGCACGCGATAAATCTAATGACACCTTCAAAAAAATGAAGACGGGGGCCCCTTCTTCAGAATGGCTGTCGACGGAACTGAAAACTGGCTACGATATCATTGAAAATTTCTTTAAATCAAAAATGAAAGATTCTGCTGCGTACGATAATTTCTACGAAAAATTATCTAAAATCAAGATTGCCCGTGTACAGGTTCCAGAAGGAATAGACCTTAATCATTATTTTGAAATAATGAATACTCGAGGAGAACAGCTGACTCCTCACGAAATTGTTAAGGCAAGAATTCTTGCAATTCTCGATAAGAATGATGCCGTTGTTGCCGCCAAGATTTGGGATGCCTGTGCTTTAATGGATTCATACGTTCAAATGAATTTTGATACGGAATCTAGAAAAAAGTTATTTGGCGAAGACTGGACTGGCTTTAATTGTGATTCTTTTGAAAGCGCCGCGGCAAATTGCACTTCTACAGTAAAATCTGAAGAAGATGATGTAACATTTAAATTGGTCGAATTTTTAAAAGGTGGAGCCGTTTTAAAAGATGGTGATAAACTTAAGAACGATTCAAAGGATGAACAAGAACGTTTTGAATCGGTAATTTCGTTCCCTAATTTTTTGTTACATGTAAATGCTGTTATTTCTGGCCCAAATTTCTCCAATTTGGATAGCCTTGATGATAAAAAGTTTCTTAAATCTTTAATGGTTTACTGGGAAAACTCTGAAAAAGCCAAGACTTTTATTTTCACTTTACTAAAGTGCCGTTATTTGTTGGACAAATATATAATCAAACGCGAATTCTACAAGGATTACCGCGAAGAGGGCCGTTGGATGCTTCAGGGCATAAAGGCCTATCATGATAAGAAAAAAGATTCTCTAAAGCCTCAGTATTTCGGAACATACAATACGCAAACAGATGCAGATTCTGAAAGTATCGAAGATAAAACTCGTTTTGATACCGAAAAAACAAAAAGTATAAGAATGCTGGAATCTTGCCTGAGGATTACCTATACTTCTCCCAAGATGATGCATTGGATTACTGATGTTTTACTTGCACTGTATAAAAATGAAAATGTAGAATTGATTCCTTTGCTAGAAAAGTATTGCTGTACAAAAGTTCAGGAAAGCAATTATGAAAACGCCTCTGGCTTTGGTATTGAACGAATCGTATTCACGTATTTAGACTACTTGCTTTGGCGCGATGGCTTCTCTTATAATGGATCTTCTGTTATAAGTAAAATGGAAAACTATCAGTATCAATATCGTAATTCCATTGAACATTTCTCACCACAGCATCCTGCTGAAAGAAAAGCTTGGGATGATGGAGACTTGAATTCATTTGGCAATCTAGCCTTGGTTACCGTTTCTGGAAATTCTAAGTTTTCTAACAATGAACCGGTTGGAAAAATCAGCAGTTTTGGAAGTGTTGTAGAACAAAGTATGAAACTGAAGGTTATGGCTGCGATGACAAAGTCTAATAACGGAAATTGGACGCAAGAAATGGCTGCGATTCATAAGGATGATATGTTCTCTATTATTCAGAATGATTTAAAGTTGAACCTTTAAAATGTCTTCGAATTTGTTTAAATACCTTGATGCTCCAACGGTATTCGTGTTTATCAGAATAGTGAACTGACCATTGGGGGCGTTTACGAAGGCGATATTTCTCAATTAGGGGCCGATTTGGCTATATTTGGGCCATTATGGATGAAGAGAAGAAACTTGATGACGAAAAGCGCAAGGCCGAACGTATCAAAAGGATGCGTGGCTGGCTTGGAGTGAAGGGCGCGGTTACCGGGGGAGGTCACCCCGATGATAACGGCCCCCTGCTTTATGGAGACGGCCATTCCGGCTGGAACCGTTAACTTCTAGCGATTTACAAGGCATTCCTTTGCCAGGACGCCCATGATGTTGCCGCCATCTACGATGGTGCAGGTGATGGTCGCCTTGTTCCCTTTTACCAGGGTGGCCAGGTCTTTTTTGGCCGAGGTGGGGAAGATGGCCTTGATGGTTTTTGAGCCCAGGATTCCGCAGTTGTTGATGTGAACCGTCGAAAAGAGGAGCATGTCGTTGACGGATTCCACGCATCCCGAGAAAGAGACCCGCTTTTCGTTGAACATTTCGCCGGCGCGGATTTCGTTGTCGTTGAATTCCTTGAGCAGTGTCTTTGCAGTGGTGGTGATGGACCCGTTTGCGTTGTGGATGATGGCGTCGGGATTGGTTTTCGAATCTTCGTACACGGTGAGTGCCATGGATACGCAGACCGCGATAATCAATACCAGCACGATTCCCACGATAATTGCGATCTTAAACCAGATCGCTTTCTTTTTTGCAGGTACTGGGCGAGGCAGGGGGCTCTTTTGCGGAGTCCCGCAGTGAGGGCAATACTCGTGCCCTTCACCGATATCCCTTGCACATCGTATACAGTATCGCATACCGATTAATATAAATCCAAAAAGTCTGAATTGTACTGTTTGCTGTATTCCAATCTTAAATGGGATTTGGCTTTTTTCTATCTTTACCCTTGTATGAATTATCTCGTAGACGAAAAGAAGAATGGTGAACGCATCGAC
This genomic interval carries:
- a CDS encoding DUF262 domain-containing protein, encoding MQINPNTKNVVQPQMLSVADIFKNVHYVVPIYQRNYAWEKDQIEQLLQDILDVTDDYYLGNLIVNKSGNNFEVIDGQQRLTTLYLMMLCLKKSVAEDALTFEARDKSNDTFKKMKTGAPSSEWLSTELKTGYDIIENFFKSKMKDSAAYDNFYEKLSKIKIARVQVPEGIDLNHYFEIMNTRGEQLTPHEIVKARILAILDKNDAVVAAKIWDACALMDSYVQMNFDTESRKKLFGEDWTGFNCDSFESAAANCTSTVKSEEDDVTFKLVEFLKGGAVLKDGDKLKNDSKDEQERFESVISFPNFLLHVNAVISGPNFSNLDSLDDKKFLKSLMVYWENSEKAKTFIFTLLKCRYLLDKYIIKREFYKDYREEGRWMLQGIKAYHDKKKDSLKPQYFGTYNTQTDADSESIEDKTRFDTEKTKSIRMLESCLRITYTSPKMMHWITDVLLALYKNENVELIPLLEKYCCTKVQESNYENASGFGIERIVFTYLDYLLWRDGFSYNGSSVISKMENYQYQYRNSIEHFSPQHPAERKAWDDGDLNSFGNLALVTVSGNSKFSNNEPVGKISSFGSVVEQSMKLKVMAAMTKSNNGNWTQEMAAIHKDDMFSIIQNDLKLNL